The following proteins come from a genomic window of Carassius gibelio isolate Cgi1373 ecotype wild population from Czech Republic chromosome B8, carGib1.2-hapl.c, whole genome shotgun sequence:
- the LOC127964113 gene encoding uncharacterized protein LOC127964113: MGVISYGSRVAAVIRRTRVLCHQRARLTILFSVRLRHTKLHSNAPNYHYQCGVPDCSQRCKNQFRYEVNDGKDKPADLSPSSDKLSGHAVQNWCLLRLLPLMVGDRIKDPCENEVWQMILQLREIVELICAPVITEGQVAYLKVLIEEYIDNRTRLFPNAPLRPKHHYLCHYPSLIIHFGPLIRLWTLRFESKHTFFKQCARKLHNFKNLCKTLAERHQLLQAYLSAGNLFPPLVQAEKGTDFHVDDYNDRIRASVASCPFQLQSAVASNYVTVKGTDYRRGMHILLENSDEGLLIGKIMLIIVVHNSVYFVSEKHTFVKLCDTGVYCDLGVAQDNYVCIKQEDLLDYYPLSAYNVGSMSREESEDTGYVRRDAKEAVMSYLPDLPDDLLTTMLDELGVESIEDLTLVEERDLVKYLKPIQSRKLMKGIKDGLATLNMELVSAPDPSAPSSPTPCSPNTTFQPPNQLLPSPPSTSSALQSGIPWHVDFRLNWDQVSSAIRLRVEKEERPLPDERRAFVAMLVDQMMQHDRNPTRAMCHSVVRNIVRSHPKSFGDIGKYGDTAGDGCHSLLQQVKTRVEYKNRNKTLAQRRRERRPRTGMAGEARLARGPVDQYGCVRWGPADLPEGETEATLENIKRDLLNIYSEEGMSGAERAEPMMEKTYVILRKYLNKVPSAAMSEIKQEWPFLFSQKCLFSHFNLLTDVNVLQKLQEAISRRGQTILDYCATLDNPKIRDVLACYDPDSDKAACILLLLMLYFREPKESLMLEVDPCATAVDVNTAELPGTPCLIIQGDMMKPSGWLLSIEGHVVMGPHPFFLHGVAAFFSSYYVFNLEYPAAGSSTLEFIQRCFLGINPERGSKTKKRTTMNPHVSTLLRKLIDFEWAS; encoded by the exons ATGGGCGTGATCAGCTACGGTAGCCGTGTCGCAGCCGTAATTCGCCGCACACGTGTTCTGT gTCATCAGAGGGCGAGGCTAACCATCCTTTTCAGTGTCAGGCTAAGA CACACAAAACTGCATAGCAATGCCCCCAATTATCACTACCAGTGTGGGGTGCCTGACTGTTCACAGAG GTGCAAGAACCAGTTCCGATATGAAGTTAACGATGGTAAAGACAAACCAGCAGACCTCTCTCCCAGCAGCGACAAGCTCAGTGGGCATGCAGTTCAGAACTGGTGTTTGCTTAGACTTCTCCCACTCATGGTGGGTGACAGGATTAAAGATCCCTGCGAAAATGAGGTGTGGCAAATGATTTTGCAGCTGAGGGAGATTGTTGAGCTCATCTGTGCACCGGTCATTACGGAGGGCCAGGTTGCGTATCTTAAAGTCCTCATAGAGGAGTACATAGACAACAGGACAAGGCTTTTCCCCAATGCCCCCCTCAGACCAAAGCACCATTATCTGTGCCACTATCCATCTCTCATCATCCACTTTGGCCCACTTATTCGCCTATGGACACTCCGATTTGAGagcaaacatacattttttaaacagtgtGCCAGAAAATTGCACAATTTTAAGAATTTGTGCAAAACTCTAGCAGAGAGGCACCAACTTCTACAAGCGTACTTGAGTGCAGGAAACTTGTTCCCTCCACTTGTACAAGCAGAAAAGGGTACTGATTTTCATGTTGACGATTACAATGACAGGATCAGGGCATCTGTAGCCAGTTGTCCATTCCAGTTACAGTCGGCAGTGGCTTCTAACTATGTTACAGTCAAAGGCACAGATTACAGAAGGGGGATGCACATTTTACTAGAGAACAGTGATGAAGGGCTTCTTATTGGGAAGATTATGCTAATTATTGTTGTTCATAATTCGGTCTATTTTGTCTCAGAGAAACATACTTTTGTAAAGTTATGTGACACAGGTGTGTACTGTGACCTAGGAGTGGCCCAAGACAATTATGTGTGCATTAAGCAGGAAGATCTACTGGACTACTATCCTCTTTCAGCATACAATGT AGGCAGTATGAGCAGGGAGGAAAGTGAGGATACAGGATATGTGAGGAGAGAT GCCAAGGAAGCAGTGATGTCATACTTGCCTGATCTCCCTGATGACCTTCTTACCACCATGCTGGATGAGCTTGGGGTCGAGTCTATTGAAGATCTGACCTTGGTGGAGGAGAGGGATCTGGTGAAATACCTCAAACCTATCCAAAGTCGGAAGTTAATGAAGGGCATCAAGGACG GACTTGCTACTCTTAATATGGAGTTGGTCTCTGCTCCTGATCCAAGTGCTCCAAGTTCCCCAACTCCCTGTTCTCCAAACACAACATTCCAGCCTCCAAATCAGCTGTTGCCCAGCCCTCCAAGCACGTCAAGCGCTTTACAGTCTGGCATACCATGGCATGTTGACTTTCGTCTCAACTGGGACCAGGTGTCATCAGCCATTCGACTTAGAGTGGAAAAAGAAGAAAGACCATTGCCAGACGAGAGAAGGGCCTTTGTGGCCATGCTCGTGGACCAAATGATGCAGCATGACCGCAACCCAACCAGAGCCATGTGCCACAGCGTTGTGAGAAACATTGTCAG GAGCCATCCAAAATCATTTGGCGACATTGGCAAGTATGGTGATACTGCTGGAGACGGATGTCACTCTCTTCTGCAACAAGTAAAAACAAGAGTGGAGTATAAAAATAGGAATAAAACTCTTGCTCAACGCCGCAGAGAAAGAAGACCACGCACGGGAATGGCAGGAGAGGCCAGACTGGCAAGAGGTCCTGTTGACCAATACGG GTGTGTCAGGTGGGGCCCAGCAGATTTGCCAGAGGGGGAGACTGAGGCAACGTTGGAGAATATAAAGAGGGATCTGCTGAACATCTACTCAG AGGAAGGAATGAGTGGGGCAGAGAGAGCAGAACCAATGATGGAAAAGACATATGTCATCCTGCGGAAATACCTTAACAAAGTGCCTTCTGCAGCAATGTCTGAGATCAAACAGGAATGGCCATTTCTCTTCTCTCAGAAATGCCTATTCTCGCACTTTAACCTTCTGACGGACGTCAATGTCCTTCAGAAGCTACAGGAGGCAATTAGTCGACGAGGACAGACCATCCTGGATTACTGTGCAACACTGGACAACCCCAAGATCCGTGATGTTCTGGCCTGCTATGATCCAGACTCTGACAAGGCTGCCTGCATCCTGCTGCTCCTAATGTTGTACTTCAGAGAGCCGAAAGAGAGTTTGATGCTTGAAGTTGAT CCATGTGCCACTGCTGTGGACGTCAATACTGCAGAACTCCCCGGCACCCCCTGCTTGATCATTCAAG GTGACATGATGAAGCCCTCTGGATGGCTTTTGTCAATCGAGGGACATGTCGTGATGGGCCCACACCCTTTCTTTTTACACGGAGTAGCTGCTTTCTTCAGCAGCTATTACGTATTCAACCTTGAGTATCCTGCCGCTGGATCTTCAACGCTGGAGTTCATTCAAAG ATGCTTCCTGGGCATCAATCCTGAAAGAGGCTCAAAGACCAAGAAGCGGACAACAATGAACCCTCATGTGAGCACCCTTTTGAGGAAACTTATTGACTTTGAGTGGgcatcatag